The following proteins come from a genomic window of Kitasatospora sp. NBC_01246:
- the nrdR gene encoding transcriptional regulator NrdR encodes MHCPFCRHSDSRVVDSRTTEDGSSIRRRRQCPDCGRRFTTVETAALMVIKRSGVTEPFSREKVISGVRKACQGRPVTEDALAQLGQKVEECVRATGKSELTTHDVGLAILGPLKELDVVAFLRFASVYQAYDGLEDFEAAIAELRAERPVPEADGACVPVAAAAP; translated from the coding sequence GTGCACTGCCCCTTCTGCCGGCACTCCGACAGCCGCGTCGTCGACAGCCGGACCACCGAAGACGGCAGCTCGATCCGCCGTCGCCGGCAGTGCCCGGACTGCGGCCGCCGTTTCACCACGGTGGAGACGGCCGCACTGATGGTCATCAAGCGCAGCGGCGTCACCGAGCCGTTCTCCCGGGAGAAGGTCATCTCCGGAGTCCGCAAGGCCTGTCAGGGCCGCCCGGTCACCGAGGACGCCCTCGCCCAGCTCGGCCAGAAGGTCGAGGAGTGCGTGCGGGCCACCGGCAAGTCCGAGCTGACCACCCACGACGTGGGGCTGGCCATACTCGGACCGCTCAAGGAACTCGACGTGGTCGCCTTCCTGCGCTTCGCCAGCGTCTACCAGGCGTACGACGGACTGGAAGACTTCGAGGCCGCCATCGCGGAGCTCCGCGCCGAGCGGCCCGTCCCCGAGGCGGACGGCGCCTGCGTGCCCGTCGCCGCCGCCGCGCCCTAG
- a CDS encoding vitamin B12-dependent ribonucleotide reductase has protein sequence MTDTTSGSARGSKSDKTVTKGAGKAPKGGLRIERIHTTPGVHPYDEVRWERRDVVMTNWRDGSINFEQRGVEFPDFWSVNAVNIVTSKYFRGAVGTPQREWSLKQIIDRVVLTYRAAGEKNGYFTTPGDAETFEHELTYALLHQVFSFNSPVWFNVGTKQPQQVSACFILAVDDSMESILDWYKEEGMIFKGGSGAGLNLSRIRSSKELLSSGGNASGPVSFMRGADASAGTIKSGGATRRAAKMVVLDVDHPDVEAFIETKVKEEEKIRALRDAGFDMDLGGDDIASVQYQNANNSVRVNDEFMTAVENGTEFGLRARMTGEVIETVDAKKLFRKMAEAAWACADPGIQYDTTINRWHTCPESGRINASNPCSEYMHLDNSSCNLASLNLMKFLRDDDSFDAERFAKVVELVITAMDISICFADFPTEKIGETTRAYRQLGIGYANLGALLMATGHAYDSEGGRALAGAITSLMTGTAYRRGAELAGVVGPYDGYARNAAPHRQVMKQHADASVAAVAVDELDAPVWAAATETWQDVLRLGEQNGFRNAQASVLAPTGTIGLMMDCDTTGVEPDLALVKFKKLVGGGSMQIVNGTVPRALKRLGYQDEQIEAIVAHIAEHGNVVDAPGLKTEHYEVFDCAMGERSISPMGHVRMMAAIQPWISGAISKTVNMPAAATVEDVEEIYFEAWKMGVKALAIYRENSKVGQPLSAKKKSGDAKAETEAAPAAAVEKIVEYRPVRKRLPKGRPGITTSFTVGGAEGYMTANSYPDDGLGEVFLKMSKQGSTLAGMMDAFSIAVSVGLQYGVPLETYVSKFTNMRFEPAGLTDDPDVRMAQSIVDYIFRRLALDFLPFETRSALGIHSVEERQRHLETGSYEPLEAEELDTETLAQSAPVAPAAPAAPVAKPAPAVEAPRRAHNSTELMEIQLGLNADAPLCFSCGTKMRRAGSCYLCEGCGSTSGCS, from the coding sequence GTGACAGACACCACGAGCGGTTCCGCACGCGGGTCGAAGTCCGACAAGACCGTGACCAAGGGCGCCGGCAAGGCCCCCAAGGGCGGCCTGCGGATCGAGCGCATCCACACCACCCCTGGCGTACACCCCTACGACGAGGTCCGCTGGGAGCGGCGTGACGTCGTCATGACCAACTGGCGCGACGGCTCGATCAACTTCGAGCAGCGCGGCGTGGAGTTCCCCGACTTCTGGTCGGTCAACGCCGTCAACATCGTCACGTCCAAGTACTTCCGCGGCGCCGTGGGCACCCCGCAGCGCGAGTGGAGCCTCAAGCAGATCATCGACCGCGTGGTGCTCACCTACCGCGCCGCCGGCGAGAAGAACGGTTACTTCACCACCCCCGGTGACGCCGAGACCTTCGAGCACGAGCTGACCTACGCCCTCCTCCACCAGGTGTTCAGCTTCAACTCGCCGGTCTGGTTCAACGTCGGCACCAAGCAGCCCCAGCAGGTCAGCGCCTGCTTCATCCTGGCCGTCGACGACTCCATGGAGTCGATCCTCGACTGGTACAAGGAAGAGGGCATGATCTTCAAGGGCGGCTCCGGCGCCGGCCTGAACCTCTCCCGGATCCGCTCCTCCAAGGAACTGCTCTCCTCCGGCGGCAACGCCTCCGGCCCGGTCTCCTTCATGCGCGGCGCCGACGCCTCCGCCGGCACCATCAAGTCCGGTGGCGCCACCCGCCGGGCGGCCAAGATGGTCGTGCTGGACGTCGACCACCCGGACGTCGAGGCCTTCATCGAGACCAAGGTGAAGGAGGAGGAGAAGATCCGCGCCCTGCGCGACGCGGGCTTCGACATGGACCTCGGCGGCGACGACATCGCCTCCGTGCAGTACCAGAACGCCAACAACTCGGTCCGGGTCAACGACGAATTCATGACCGCCGTCGAGAACGGCACCGAATTCGGCCTGCGCGCCCGGATGACCGGCGAGGTCATCGAGACCGTCGACGCGAAGAAGCTCTTCCGCAAGATGGCCGAGGCCGCCTGGGCCTGCGCCGACCCGGGCATCCAGTACGACACCACCATCAACCGCTGGCACACCTGCCCGGAGTCCGGCCGCATCAACGCGTCCAACCCCTGCTCCGAGTACATGCACCTGGACAACTCCAGCTGCAACCTGGCCTCGCTCAACCTGATGAAGTTCCTGCGCGACGACGACTCGTTCGACGCCGAGCGCTTCGCCAAGGTCGTCGAGCTGGTCATCACCGCGATGGACATCTCCATCTGCTTCGCCGACTTCCCGACCGAGAAGATCGGCGAGACCACCCGCGCCTACCGCCAGCTCGGCATCGGCTACGCCAACCTCGGCGCCCTGCTGATGGCCACCGGCCACGCCTACGACAGCGAGGGCGGCCGCGCCCTGGCCGGCGCCATCACCTCGCTGATGACCGGCACCGCCTACCGCCGCGGCGCCGAACTCGCCGGCGTGGTCGGCCCGTACGACGGCTACGCCCGCAACGCGGCCCCGCACCGGCAGGTCATGAAGCAGCACGCGGACGCCTCGGTCGCCGCCGTCGCGGTCGACGAGCTGGACGCCCCGGTCTGGGCCGCCGCCACCGAGACCTGGCAGGACGTGCTGCGCCTCGGCGAGCAGAACGGCTTCCGCAACGCCCAGGCCTCGGTGCTCGCCCCGACCGGCACCATCGGCCTGATGATGGACTGCGACACCACCGGCGTCGAGCCTGACCTGGCACTGGTCAAGTTCAAGAAGCTCGTCGGCGGCGGCTCGATGCAGATCGTCAACGGCACCGTGCCGCGCGCCCTGAAGCGCCTCGGCTACCAGGACGAGCAGATCGAGGCGATCGTCGCCCACATCGCCGAGCACGGCAACGTGGTGGACGCGCCCGGCCTGAAGACCGAGCACTACGAGGTCTTCGACTGCGCGATGGGCGAGCGTTCCATCTCCCCGATGGGGCACGTGCGGATGATGGCGGCGATCCAGCCGTGGATCTCCGGCGCCATCTCCAAGACCGTCAACATGCCCGCCGCGGCGACCGTCGAGGACGTCGAGGAGATCTACTTCGAGGCCTGGAAGATGGGCGTCAAGGCGCTCGCCATCTACCGCGAGAACTCGAAGGTCGGCCAGCCGCTGTCGGCCAAGAAGAAGTCCGGCGACGCGAAGGCCGAGACCGAGGCGGCCCCGGCCGCCGCGGTCGAGAAGATCGTCGAGTACCGCCCGGTCCGCAAGCGCCTGCCCAAGGGCCGCCCGGGCATCACCACCTCCTTCACGGTCGGTGGCGCCGAGGGCTACATGACGGCCAACTCCTACCCGGACGACGGCCTCGGCGAGGTCTTCCTGAAGATGTCCAAGCAGGGCTCGACCCTCGCGGGCATGATGGACGCCTTCTCGATCGCCGTCTCGGTCGGCCTGCAGTACGGCGTGCCGCTGGAGACGTACGTCTCGAAGTTCACCAACATGCGCTTCGAGCCGGCCGGTCTGACCGACGACCCGGACGTGCGGATGGCGCAGTCGATCGTCGACTACATCTTCCGCCGCCTGGCGCTGGACTTCCTGCCGTTCGAGACCCGTTCCGCGCTCGGCATCCACTCCGTCGAGGAGCGCCAGCGCCACCTGGAGACGGGCTCCTACGAGCCGCTGGAGGCCGAGGAGCTGGACACCGAGACCCTGGCGCAGTCCGCGCCGGTGGCCCCGGCGGCTCCGGCCGCCCCGGTGGCCAAGCCCGCACCGGCCGTCGAGGCCCCGCGCAGGGCCCACAACTCGACGGAGCTGATGGAGATCCAGCTCGGCCTCAACGCCGACGCGCCGCTCTGCTTCTCCTGCGGCACCAAGATGCGCCGCGCCGGCAGCTGCTACCTCTGCGAGGGCTGCGGCTCCACCAGCGGCTGCAGCTGA
- a CDS encoding RNA polymerase subunit sigma-70, with protein MSENGELAAAASSRDPAVGLRAVRALRDLADRLEGLQVGNAREQGWSWQDIAVCLGVTRQAVHKKYARRGAGGTASEKDGG; from the coding sequence ATGAGCGAGAACGGAGAGCTCGCGGCGGCCGCGAGCAGTCGGGATCCCGCGGTGGGGCTCCGGGCGGTGCGGGCGCTGCGCGACCTGGCCGATCGCCTGGAGGGCCTGCAGGTCGGGAACGCCCGCGAGCAGGGGTGGTCCTGGCAGGACATCGCGGTCTGTCTCGGGGTGACCAGGCAGGCGGTGCACAAGAAGTACGCCCGGCGGGGTGCCGGGGGTACCGCGAGCGAGAAGGACGGAGGCTGA
- a CDS encoding Clp protease N-terminal domain-containing protein has protein sequence MFERFTDDARQVVGQAGREAAQLRHGQIGTEHLLLAVVAMPHDPSAAVLVEAGLDHAAVRRAVRRLLGGADDAEALAAIGVDLDAVREAVESAFGEGALDAPAEGQESRRRGWFRADAKGGRVPFTPRAKKVLELSLRESLRLKSGRIGVGHLLLGVVREGEGLGARIIADHGLDFAALRRAVDATLS, from the coding sequence ATGTTCGAACGCTTCACCGACGATGCGCGGCAGGTGGTCGGCCAGGCGGGCCGGGAGGCGGCGCAGCTCCGGCACGGGCAGATCGGCACCGAGCACCTGCTGCTGGCCGTCGTGGCGATGCCGCACGATCCGTCGGCGGCCGTGCTGGTCGAGGCGGGGCTGGACCACGCCGCCGTGCGGCGGGCGGTGCGCCGGCTGCTCGGCGGGGCCGACGACGCGGAGGCGCTGGCGGCGATCGGGGTCGATCTGGACGCCGTCCGGGAGGCCGTCGAGTCGGCGTTCGGCGAGGGGGCGCTGGACGCTCCGGCGGAGGGCCAGGAGTCGAGGCGGCGGGGCTGGTTCCGGGCCGACGCCAAGGGCGGACGGGTGCCGTTCACGCCCCGGGCGAAGAAGGTGCTGGAGCTGTCGCTGCGCGAGTCGCTCCGGCTGAAGTCCGGCCGCATCGGCGTCGGGCACCTGCTGCTCGGGGTGGTCCGGGAGGGGGAGGGGCTCGGCGCCAGGATCATCGCCGATCACGGGCTGGACTTCGCGGCACTGCGCCGGGCGGTGGATGCCACCTTGAGTTGA
- a CDS encoding sensor histidine kinase, producing MRERTSPDGTARRRPAPRTAALTAAAVLLAGVAAPVAAGRALSAHQPLTVAAVCAVAVLWLIAVGLAATATERARRLAEELAAQREETGAARELTAAADAAGASARERAAAADTAREVARTAQADAEAEVLAAQAELARVRTELEAEQAERAALDRLAGSVLPEVVKKLRDGASVDSALATHRTHPQYALLRALAEEIGRGERLRAAALAVCATAAGRVQALATSMHAELREMQHRHDEEVLGDLLRLDHSTAQAGRMADSIAVLTGARSGRRWAKPIAVESVLRGALGRIGAYQRVRLHNASTAAVAGFAAEGVMHALAELLDNATNFSAPPAEVHVYVEEVPAGLAVTVEDSGLGLSESWLRRAERAVSAEPLDLTTLTAGTRLGLAVVGALARKYGLQISFRPSARGGTGVVMLIPQQLVTHAAPAPAPVPAPARATAPAPSRLALTPAGPPALLPARPAAAPSSAPATSSAPVTSSGAVPVEVADSGLPQRRRGQTLAATGTTTAAPAPAAKPVRADAVSAAARFGAFRRAAQQAGNGSAPTTTPAPTPNPTPAATPAPAATPARTTDTTPTAPTTDTTPDASPVTEKDS from the coding sequence ATGAGAGAACGCACCAGCCCCGACGGCACGGCGCGCCGACGCCCGGCCCCGCGCACCGCGGCCCTCACCGCGGCGGCCGTACTGCTGGCGGGCGTCGCCGCCCCGGTGGCCGCGGGCCGGGCCCTGTCGGCGCACCAGCCGCTGACCGTGGCCGCGGTCTGCGCGGTCGCGGTGCTCTGGCTGATCGCGGTCGGACTGGCCGCGACCGCCACCGAGCGCGCCCGCCGACTGGCGGAGGAGCTCGCCGCGCAGCGGGAGGAGACCGGGGCGGCGCGCGAGCTGACCGCCGCGGCCGACGCCGCCGGGGCGAGCGCCCGCGAGCGGGCCGCCGCCGCCGACACGGCGCGGGAGGTGGCCCGGACCGCGCAGGCGGACGCCGAGGCCGAGGTGCTGGCCGCGCAGGCCGAGCTGGCCCGGGTGCGGACCGAACTGGAGGCCGAGCAGGCGGAGCGAGCCGCACTGGACCGGCTGGCCGGGTCCGTCCTGCCCGAGGTGGTGAAGAAGCTCCGGGACGGCGCGTCCGTGGACAGCGCGCTCGCGACGCACCGCACGCACCCTCAGTACGCGCTGCTGCGGGCCCTCGCCGAGGAGATCGGCCGGGGCGAGCGGCTGCGGGCCGCCGCCCTCGCGGTCTGCGCGACCGCCGCCGGGCGGGTCCAGGCACTCGCCACGAGCATGCACGCCGAGCTGCGCGAGATGCAGCACCGGCACGACGAGGAGGTCCTCGGCGACCTGCTGCGACTGGACCACTCCACGGCCCAGGCCGGCCGGATGGCCGACAGCATCGCCGTGCTCACCGGCGCCCGCTCGGGCCGGCGCTGGGCCAAGCCGATCGCGGTGGAGTCGGTGCTGCGCGGGGCGCTCGGCCGGATCGGCGCCTACCAGCGGGTCCGGCTGCACAACGCCAGCACGGCGGCCGTGGCCGGGTTCGCCGCCGAGGGCGTGATGCACGCGCTGGCCGAACTGCTGGACAACGCCACCAACTTCTCCGCGCCGCCGGCCGAGGTGCACGTCTACGTCGAGGAGGTGCCGGCCGGGCTGGCGGTCACCGTCGAGGACAGCGGCCTCGGGCTGAGCGAGAGCTGGCTGCGCCGGGCCGAGCGGGCCGTCTCCGCCGAGCCCCTGGACCTCACCACGCTCACCGCGGGGACGCGGCTCGGCCTCGCGGTGGTCGGCGCGCTGGCCCGCAAGTACGGGTTGCAGATCTCCTTCCGGCCGTCGGCGCGCGGTGGAACGGGGGTGGTGATGCTCATCCCGCAGCAGCTGGTGACGCACGCCGCGCCGGCGCCCGCTCCGGTGCCCGCCCCGGCCCGGGCGACGGCGCCCGCGCCGTCGCGCCTGGCGCTCACGCCCGCCGGCCCGCCGGCGCTGCTGCCGGCCAGGCCCGCCGCCGCGCCGTCGTCCGCTCCGGCGACCTCGTCCGCCCCGGTGACGTCGTCCGGCGCGGTCCCGGTGGAGGTCGCCGACAGCGGTCTGCCGCAGCGCCGCCGCGGGCAGACGCTCGCCGCCACCGGTACCACCACCGCGGCACCGGCTCCGGCCGCCAAGCCCGTCCGTGCCGACGCGGTGAGTGCCGCCGCCCGGTTCGGCGCCTTCCGGCGCGCCGCCCAGCAGGCCGGGAACGGCAGCGCACCGACCACGACCCCCGCACCGACCCCGAACCCCACGCCGGCCGCGACCCCCGCACCGGCCGCGACTCCCGCAAGGACCACGGACACCACGCCGACCGCACCGACCACGGACACCACGCCCGACGCCTCCCCCGTCACCGAGAAGGACTCCTGA
- a CDS encoding roadblock/LC7 domain-containing protein, translated as MSSVIDRDLDWLLENLLTATPGARHALVLSADGLRLCHTAGLGADQADQLAAIASGMQSLAHGASIEFGDGSGGVRQSMTEFHGGILCIVAAGEGAHLAVVTDDEADVGVVGHNMHGLIEQIGVHLSAPARDDAGTGADTDAVVQESARA; from the coding sequence ATGAGCAGCGTTATCGACCGTGACCTCGACTGGCTGTTGGAGAACCTGCTGACCGCCACCCCCGGCGCCCGGCACGCCCTGGTGCTCTCGGCCGACGGCCTCAGGCTCTGCCACACCGCCGGGCTCGGCGCCGATCAGGCCGACCAGCTGGCCGCGATCGCCTCCGGGATGCAGAGCCTGGCGCACGGCGCCTCGATCGAGTTCGGCGACGGCAGCGGCGGCGTGCGGCAGTCGATGACCGAGTTCCACGGCGGCATCCTCTGCATCGTGGCGGCCGGCGAGGGCGCCCACCTCGCCGTGGTCACCGACGACGAGGCGGACGTGGGCGTGGTCGGCCACAACATGCACGGTCTGATCGAGCAGATCGGCGTCCACCTCAGTGCTCCGGCCCGCGACGACGCGGGTACCGGGGCGGATACGGACGCGGTGGTCCAAGAGAGCGCCCGGGCATGA
- a CDS encoding DUF742 domain-containing protein, with protein sequence MSGRPVLPGRDDDPDRLYTITRGRSRSPENAFDLVTLIVAEREPDPGMQSEHARILRMCEAPTAVVEVAAELALPVSAVKILLGDLLESGAVTARHPRFAPNKARLPDLDTLKQVLHGLQQL encoded by the coding sequence ATGAGCGGGCGGCCGGTCCTGCCGGGCCGTGACGACGACCCGGACCGCCTCTACACCATCACCCGCGGCCGCAGCCGTTCCCCGGAGAACGCCTTCGACCTGGTCACCCTGATCGTCGCCGAGCGGGAGCCGGACCCGGGCATGCAGTCGGAGCACGCCCGCATCCTGCGGATGTGCGAGGCCCCGACCGCCGTCGTGGAGGTCGCCGCCGAGCTGGCGCTGCCGGTCTCGGCGGTGAAGATCCTCCTCGGGGACCTGCTGGAGTCCGGGGCGGTCACCGCCCGGCACCCCCGGTTCGCTCCCAACAAGGCCCGGCTGCCCGATCTCGACACGCTGAAGCAGGTGTTGCATGGACTCCAACAGCTCTGA
- a CDS encoding GTP-binding protein — protein sequence MDSNSSEAPGPRRTPLRGTADNALKIVVVGGFGVGKTTLVGAVSEIRPLNTEETMTKAGEGIDDPSGSWGKRSTTVAFDFGRITLSASQVLYLFGAPGQERFWFLWDRLFSGALGAVVLVDTRRLEESWYAIDRLEHHGTPFIVARNNFGDPSHSLEQVRAALDLPAEVPLVDCDARDRESSKQVLIELVRHLAARVEAGSGPAARPEAAPVAPVAVSAVAVAGATHPSPYEESTP from the coding sequence ATGGACTCCAACAGCTCTGAGGCCCCCGGGCCCCGGCGCACCCCGCTGCGCGGTACCGCCGACAACGCGCTGAAGATCGTCGTGGTCGGCGGGTTCGGCGTCGGCAAGACCACCCTGGTCGGTGCGGTCAGCGAGATCCGTCCGCTGAACACCGAGGAGACCATGACCAAGGCGGGCGAGGGCATCGACGACCCCTCGGGCTCCTGGGGCAAGCGCTCCACCACGGTCGCGTTCGACTTCGGCCGGATCACGCTCTCCGCGAGCCAGGTGCTGTACCTGTTCGGCGCGCCCGGGCAGGAGCGCTTCTGGTTCCTCTGGGACCGCCTGTTCAGCGGGGCGCTCGGCGCGGTCGTCCTGGTGGACACCCGGCGGCTGGAGGAGTCCTGGTACGCCATCGACCGGCTCGAACACCACGGCACGCCGTTCATCGTGGCCCGCAACAACTTCGGCGACCCGAGCCACAGCCTGGAGCAGGTGCGCGCGGCGCTCGACCTGCCCGCCGAGGTGCCGCTGGTGGACTGCGACGCGCGCGACCGGGAGTCGAGCAAGCAGGTCCTGATCGAGCTGGTCCGGCACCTGGCCGCCCGGGTGGAGGCCGGCAGCGGTCCGGCCGCCCGTCCGGAGGCCGCCCCGGTCGCCCCGGTCGCCGTGTCCGCTGTCGCTGTCGCCGGCGCCACCCACCCGTCCCCGTACGAGGAGAGCACCCCGTGA
- a CDS encoding cytochrome P450: protein MTEPAATPPPGCPAHAGATPLYGPRFQTDPSQLYRELRAAHGPVAPVELAGGVPAWLVIGYRELQLVTGQPQLFGRDSTRWNAWESIPEDWPLKPMMAPVPSILYAEGEEHVRRSRAVTDALAAVDPYELRKHCEEIADRLIDGFAGRGEAELVAEYAHRMPLLVLCRLLGLSEEQAPVLIDGLLAMLDGGADAPAGAQRLLGVMLDLVREKAERPSDDLASRMLLHEAGLDHDEVMRDLRVLLIAGHQPCSYWISNALRLMLTDERFAASLSGGRRSINQALNEALWEDTPTQIFAGRWAVRDTQLGGQRIAAGDMLLLGFAGANADPAVRQADGSPAEGNRAHMSYSYGEHGCPFPAQEAAEVIATTAIEVLLDRLPDLRLAVAEHALVWRPSAWVRGLVALPVSFTPGYAV, encoded by the coding sequence GTGACCGAGCCCGCCGCCACCCCGCCGCCGGGCTGCCCGGCGCATGCCGGCGCCACACCGCTGTACGGGCCGCGCTTCCAGACCGACCCGTCCCAGCTGTACCGCGAGCTGCGGGCCGCGCACGGTCCGGTGGCTCCGGTCGAGCTCGCCGGGGGTGTCCCCGCCTGGCTGGTCATCGGCTACCGGGAGCTGCAACTGGTGACCGGCCAGCCGCAGTTGTTCGGCCGTGACTCGACCCGCTGGAACGCCTGGGAGAGCATCCCCGAGGACTGGCCGCTGAAGCCGATGATGGCGCCGGTGCCGTCGATCCTGTACGCCGAGGGGGAGGAGCACGTCCGCCGCTCGCGGGCCGTCACGGACGCGCTGGCCGCCGTCGACCCGTACGAGCTGCGCAAGCACTGCGAGGAGATCGCCGACCGGCTGATCGACGGGTTCGCCGGGCGCGGTGAGGCCGAGCTGGTCGCCGAGTACGCGCACCGGATGCCACTGCTGGTGCTCTGCCGGCTGCTCGGACTGAGCGAGGAGCAGGCGCCCGTCCTGATCGACGGGCTGCTGGCGATGCTGGACGGCGGGGCGGACGCCCCGGCCGGCGCGCAGCGGCTGCTCGGCGTGATGCTCGACCTGGTCCGGGAGAAGGCCGAGCGGCCGTCCGACGACCTGGCCTCGCGGATGCTGCTGCACGAGGCGGGCCTGGACCACGACGAGGTGATGCGCGACCTGCGCGTCCTGCTGATCGCCGGCCACCAGCCGTGCTCGTACTGGATCTCCAACGCGCTGCGGCTGATGCTCACCGACGAGCGGTTCGCCGCCTCGCTCTCCGGCGGCCGGCGCAGCATCAACCAGGCCCTGAACGAGGCGCTCTGGGAGGACACCCCGACGCAGATCTTCGCCGGGCGCTGGGCGGTCCGGGACACCCAGCTCGGCGGCCAGCGGATCGCCGCGGGGGACATGCTGCTGCTCGGCTTCGCGGGGGCGAACGCGGACCCGGCGGTGCGGCAGGCCGACGGCAGCCCGGCGGAGGGCAACCGGGCGCACATGAGCTACTCCTACGGCGAGCACGGGTGCCCGTTCCCGGCGCAGGAGGCGGCCGAGGTGATCGCCACCACGGCGATCGAGGTGCTGCTGGACCGCCTGCCGGACCTCCGGCTGGCGGTGGCCGAGCACGCGCTGGTGTGGCGGCCGTCGGCGTGGGTGCGCGGGCTGGTGGCACTGCCGGTGTCGTTCACCCCGGGCTACGCGGTCTGA
- a CDS encoding cytochrome P450 family protein, whose amino-acid sequence MTAPIALDPLARDNAAEGALLRAAGPAVAVELPGGVAAWAVTRHAAARDLLTDPRLVKDAAHWAAYQRGDVPKTWPLIGLAVPGPSMVTTDGARHRRLRTLVAQAFTPRRVELMRPRVREITDGLLDVLAAGERVVDLKSVFAFPLPMTVICSLLGVPESDHALLRGLYEEFFGIRPNPDGIQATIAGLNAFVNELVAKRRSEPGDDLASALLAADAEGGALSDAEAAATLRVIIAAGHETTVNLIGNAVRALLAHPDQLELVRAGTVSWDAVVEESLRWTPPTSNFLFRFAAESIEVGEVVIPRGEPVLISYNAIGRDPAQHGVTAELFDITRDPSRHLSFGHGPHVCPGSPLARLEAGVALPALFERFPELSLAVPDEDLRPSPSLVVNSLRELPVRLF is encoded by the coding sequence ATGACCGCCCCGATAGCCCTCGACCCGCTGGCGCGCGACAACGCCGCCGAGGGCGCGCTGCTGCGCGCCGCCGGCCCGGCGGTGGCGGTGGAGCTGCCCGGCGGCGTCGCCGCCTGGGCGGTGACGCGGCACGCGGCCGCGCGCGACCTGCTGACCGACCCCCGGCTGGTGAAGGACGCCGCGCACTGGGCTGCCTACCAGCGCGGCGACGTGCCGAAGACGTGGCCGCTGATCGGCCTGGCCGTGCCCGGCCCGAGCATGGTGACCACCGACGGCGCCCGGCACCGGCGGCTGCGGACGCTGGTGGCGCAGGCGTTCACGCCGCGCCGGGTGGAGCTGATGCGCCCCCGGGTGCGGGAGATCACCGACGGCCTGCTGGACGTCCTGGCCGCGGGGGAGCGGGTGGTGGACCTCAAGTCGGTCTTCGCCTTCCCGCTGCCGATGACGGTGATCTGTTCGCTGCTGGGCGTTCCGGAGTCCGACCACGCCCTGCTGCGGGGGCTCTACGAGGAGTTCTTCGGCATCCGGCCCAACCCCGACGGCATCCAGGCGACCATCGCCGGGCTGAACGCCTTCGTAAACGAGTTGGTGGCGAAGCGCCGTTCGGAGCCCGGTGACGATCTGGCCAGTGCGCTGTTGGCGGCGGACGCCGAGGGCGGGGCGCTGAGCGACGCGGAGGCGGCGGCCACCCTGCGGGTGATCATCGCGGCGGGCCACGAGACCACGGTGAACCTGATCGGCAACGCCGTCCGGGCGCTGCTCGCCCACCCGGACCAACTGGAGCTGGTCCGGGCCGGCACGGTGTCCTGGGACGCGGTGGTGGAGGAGTCGCTCCGGTGGACGCCGCCGACCAGCAACTTCCTGTTCCGGTTCGCCGCCGAGTCCATCGAGGTCGGCGAGGTCGTGATCCCGCGCGGCGAGCCGGTGCTGATCTCCTACAACGCGATCGGCCGGGATCCCGCCCAGCACGGGGTGACGGCCGAGCTGTTCGACATCACCAGGGACCCGAGCCGTCATCTCTCCTTCGGCCACGGTCCGCACGTCTGCCCGGGCTCGCCGCTGGCCCGGCTGGAGGCGGGGGTCGCGCTGCCGGCGCTGTTCGAGCGGTTCCCGGAGCTGTCCCTGGCGGTGCCCGACGAGGACCTGCGGCCGAGCCCCTCGCTGGTGGTCAACTCGCTGCGGGAGCTGCCGGTCCGGCTCTTCTGA